The following coding sequences lie in one Globicephala melas chromosome 15, mGloMel1.2, whole genome shotgun sequence genomic window:
- the IL9R gene encoding interleukin-9 receptor isoform X1: MREVGTWLLTCTCICAWVGLGVSVPGDRGGPGTFTCHTNNILRIDCHWSAPELGQGAGPWLLFTSNHAPGSKHRCVFRASVCTVELPPEEVLVPSDNFTITFHRHVSGKEQVSLVDPQYLPRRHVKLDPPSDLLSNITSNHCVLTWSINPALEPLASLLSYELAFKRQEETWERARHKDHIVGVTWLKLEATELDPGSTYEARLRVQMATPEDAVAEEERYEGPWSDWSQPTRFHSPQRQEVLERISDPGDLMDGKGKAQGCVIHPEYSRRRDINLPFWPEAPIQVLLPGEFGGTQPWALPAIGLLVPALGQRDSTLVSVSIFLLLTSLTYLLFKLSPRMKTALYQDVPSPGPFFQSLYSVHNGDFQTWIGAHRAGPEPSPDCTGPARGAWETRVREAIALLTYDPVDVGPLAGLEEEGSTGTGLPADALPAGCVEEGGPLPAYLPQEAWAPAGPTRLAPPQSQGSSSDYCALGCSRWGCPSTFTGSAQSSEPDAALACGPFCDQQSLDARPGGNCAGVGHSQRQDAGGWAA, encoded by the exons ATGCGAGAGGTGGGCACCTGGCTCCTGACCTGCACCTGCATCTGCGCCTGGGTCGGCTTGGGCGTCTCTGTCCCAGGGGACAGAGGAG GGCCTGGGACTTTCACGTGCCACACCAACAACATCCTCAGGATTGACTGCCACTGGTCTGCCCCAGAGCTGGGCCAGGGGGCCGGCCCCTGGCTGCTCTTCACCAG CAACCACGCTCCAGGCAGCAAGCACAGGTGCGTCTTCCGGGCCAGCGTGTGCACAGTGGAGCTGCCACCCGAGGAGGTGCTCGTGCCTTCTGACAACTTCACCATCACCTTCCACCGTCACGTCTCTGGGAAGGAGCAGGTCAGCCTGGTGGATCCACAGTACCTGCCCCGGAGACATG TGAAGCTGGACCCTCCCTCAGACTTGCTGAGCAACATCACTTCTAACCACTGTGTCCTGACCTGGAGCATCAATCCTGCCTTGGAGCCGCTGGCCTCACTCCTCAGCTACGAGCTGGCCTTCAAGAGGCAGGAGGAGACCTGGGAG CGGGCTCGGCACAAGGATCACATTGTTGGGGTGACCTGGCTGAAACTTGAAGCCACTGAATTGGACCCTGGTTCCACCTATGAGGCCCGGCTGCGTGTCCAGATGGCCACACCAGAGGATGCGGTGGCGGAGGAGGAGCGCTATGAGGGCCCATGGAGTGACTGGAGCCAGCCCACCCGCTTCCACTCCCCCCAGAGACAAG AGGTACTGGAAAGGATCTCGGACCCTGGTGATCTTATGGATGGGAAAGGCAAGGCCCAGGGGTGCGTGATTCACCCAGAGTACTCTCGGAGGCGCGACATAAACCTTCCATTTTGGCCTGAGGCGCCCATCCAGGTGCTTTTGCCAGGTGAGTTTGGAGGAACACAGCCCTGGGCCCTTCCTGCTATAGGTCTCCTGGTCCCAGCTTTGGGGCAGCGCGACAGCACCCTGGTCTCTGTGTCCATCTTTCTCCTGCTGACCAGCCTGACCTACCTGCTGTTCAAGCTGTCACCCAG GATGAAGACAGCCTTGTACCAGGACGTGCCGTCCCCAGGCCCGTTCTTCCAGTCCCTGTACAGTGTGCACAACGGGGACTttcag ACCTGGATAGGGGCCCACAGAGCTGGTCCAGAGCCAAGCCCGGACTGCACAGGCCCCGCACGAGGAGCCTGGGAGACCCGTGTCCGGGAGGCCATCGCTTTGCTCACCTATGACCCGGTGGACGTGGGGCCGTTAGcgggcctggaggaggaggggagcaCTGGCACCGGCCTCCCAGCAGATGCGCTGCCCGCGGGATGTGTGGAGGAGGGGGGGCCGCTGCCCGCCTACCTGCCACAGGAGGCCTGGGCCCCCGCAGGCCCTACCAGGCTGGCTCCCCCGCAGTCCCAGGGCAGCAGCAGCGACTACTGTGCCCTGGGCTGCTCCAGGTGGGGCTGCCCCTCCACCTTCACAGGAAGCGCGCAGAGCTCTGAGCCCGACGCTGCCTTGGCCTGTGGCCCTTTCTGTGACCAGCAGAGCCTGGATGCCCGGCCAGGAGGTAACTGTGCAGGCGTTGGTCACAGTCAGAGGCAGGACGCTGGTGGATGGGCCGCATGA
- the IL9R gene encoding interleukin-9 receptor isoform X2 has product MREVGTWLLTCTCICAWVGLGVSVPGDRGGPGTFTCHTNNILRIDCHWSAPELGQGAGPWLLFTSNHAPGSKHRCVFRASVCTVELPPEEVLVPSDNFTITFHRHVSGKEQVSLVDPQYLPRRHVKLDPPSDLLSNITSNHCVLTWSINPALEPLASLLSYELAFKRQEETWERARHKDHIVGVTWLKLEATELDPGSTYEARLRVQMATPEDAVAEEERYEGPWSDWSQPTRFHSPQRQGLLVPALGQRDSTLVSVSIFLLLTSLTYLLFKLSPRMKTALYQDVPSPGPFFQSLYSVHNGDFQTWIGAHRAGPEPSPDCTGPARGAWETRVREAIALLTYDPVDVGPLAGLEEEGSTGTGLPADALPAGCVEEGGPLPAYLPQEAWAPAGPTRLAPPQSQGSSSDYCALGCSRWGCPSTFTGSAQSSEPDAALACGPFCDQQSLDARPGGNCAGVGHSQRQDAGGWAA; this is encoded by the exons ATGCGAGAGGTGGGCACCTGGCTCCTGACCTGCACCTGCATCTGCGCCTGGGTCGGCTTGGGCGTCTCTGTCCCAGGGGACAGAGGAG GGCCTGGGACTTTCACGTGCCACACCAACAACATCCTCAGGATTGACTGCCACTGGTCTGCCCCAGAGCTGGGCCAGGGGGCCGGCCCCTGGCTGCTCTTCACCAG CAACCACGCTCCAGGCAGCAAGCACAGGTGCGTCTTCCGGGCCAGCGTGTGCACAGTGGAGCTGCCACCCGAGGAGGTGCTCGTGCCTTCTGACAACTTCACCATCACCTTCCACCGTCACGTCTCTGGGAAGGAGCAGGTCAGCCTGGTGGATCCACAGTACCTGCCCCGGAGACATG TGAAGCTGGACCCTCCCTCAGACTTGCTGAGCAACATCACTTCTAACCACTGTGTCCTGACCTGGAGCATCAATCCTGCCTTGGAGCCGCTGGCCTCACTCCTCAGCTACGAGCTGGCCTTCAAGAGGCAGGAGGAGACCTGGGAG CGGGCTCGGCACAAGGATCACATTGTTGGGGTGACCTGGCTGAAACTTGAAGCCACTGAATTGGACCCTGGTTCCACCTATGAGGCCCGGCTGCGTGTCCAGATGGCCACACCAGAGGATGCGGTGGCGGAGGAGGAGCGCTATGAGGGCCCATGGAGTGACTGGAGCCAGCCCACCCGCTTCCACTCCCCCCAGAGACAAG GTCTCCTGGTCCCAGCTTTGGGGCAGCGCGACAGCACCCTGGTCTCTGTGTCCATCTTTCTCCTGCTGACCAGCCTGACCTACCTGCTGTTCAAGCTGTCACCCAG GATGAAGACAGCCTTGTACCAGGACGTGCCGTCCCCAGGCCCGTTCTTCCAGTCCCTGTACAGTGTGCACAACGGGGACTttcag ACCTGGATAGGGGCCCACAGAGCTGGTCCAGAGCCAAGCCCGGACTGCACAGGCCCCGCACGAGGAGCCTGGGAGACCCGTGTCCGGGAGGCCATCGCTTTGCTCACCTATGACCCGGTGGACGTGGGGCCGTTAGcgggcctggaggaggaggggagcaCTGGCACCGGCCTCCCAGCAGATGCGCTGCCCGCGGGATGTGTGGAGGAGGGGGGGCCGCTGCCCGCCTACCTGCCACAGGAGGCCTGGGCCCCCGCAGGCCCTACCAGGCTGGCTCCCCCGCAGTCCCAGGGCAGCAGCAGCGACTACTGTGCCCTGGGCTGCTCCAGGTGGGGCTGCCCCTCCACCTTCACAGGAAGCGCGCAGAGCTCTGAGCCCGACGCTGCCTTGGCCTGTGGCCCTTTCTGTGACCAGCAGAGCCTGGATGCCCGGCCAGGAGGTAACTGTGCAGGCGTTGGTCACAGTCAGAGGCAGGACGCTGGTGGATGGGCCGCATGA